CGCAGCGACGGGAAGCGCGGCATCCTCTCCGCCTTCCTCCGCAGCGACGGCCAGCTCGCCGAACTGCTCTGGCGTCCCAGTGGCGGGGCGCGGCAGCCGTTCAGCCTCCCCGTGCTCGAGGATCGTTCGTCGTACGTGCAGATGGCCGGGCGCGAGGTGTTCCGCCACGCCGTGCGGTCGATGGCCGAGGCCTGCGACCGCGCCCTCGACGGCGCGCGGCTCACGGGCAAGGACATCGACCTGCTCATCCCGCACCAGGCGAACGTGCGCATCATCGAGGCCACCGCGAAGCACGCGAACGTCCCGATGGACAAGGTCTACGTGAACGTGAACCGGTTCGGCAACACCTCGTCCGCCTCGATCGGCATCGCGCTCGACGAGGCCATCAGCGCCGGCCGCGTGCGCTCCGGAGACACCGTGCTCCTCTGCGCCTTCGGCGCCGGCTTCACCTGGGGATCCATGGTGGTGCGCCTGTGACCGAGTACGCACTCGTATTTCCCGGCCAGGGCTCGCAGAAGCCGGGCATGGCGCAGGACCTCGTGGCCGCCTTCCCGGTGGCAGCGGAGACCTTCCGCGTCGCCGACGCCGCGCTCGGGTTCCCGCTCTCGACGCTCTGCTTCGAGGGCCCGGCCGAGACCCTGATGGAGACGCACAACGCCCAGCCGGCGCTGCTGACGCACGGCGTGGCGGTGTGGCGCATCCTCACCGCGCACCTCGGCGCCCGCGTCTGCTGCGCGGCGGGGCACTCGCTGGGCGAGTTCACGGCGCACGTGGCGGCCGGCACCCTCGACTTCGAGACCGCCGTGCAGCTCGTGCGCACGCGCGGTGAGCTGATGCAGGCCGCCGGCGTCGAGCGCCCCGGGGCGATGGCCGCGATCCTCGGCGACATCGACGTGCGGGTGCGCGAACTCTGCGAGCAGGCCTCGCGCGAGGCCGGCGCCGTGGTGCCGGCGAACTTCAACTCACCCGGCCAGGTGGTGGTCTCGGGTGAGGTGGCCGGCGTGGAGCGCCTGATCGAGCTGGCGAAGGAGCATGGCGCGCGGAAGTGCATGCGCCTGCACGTGAGCGGGGCGTTCCACTCGCCGCTGATGGACGCCGCGCGGCCGGGCTGGGACG
The genomic region above belongs to Gemmatimonadaceae bacterium and contains:
- the fabD gene encoding ACP S-malonyltransferase; this encodes MTEYALVFPGQGSQKPGMAQDLVAAFPVAAETFRVADAALGFPLSTLCFEGPAETLMETHNAQPALLTHGVAVWRILTAHLGARVCCAAGHSLGEFTAHVAAGTLDFETAVQLVRTRGELMQAAGVERPGAMAAILGDIDVRVRELCEQASREAGAVVPANFNSPGQVVVSGEVAGVERLIELAKEHGARKCMRLHVSGAFHSPLMDAARPGWDAALAGAPMHNATVPVYANVTGRQVMIAKQSRRLLGAQLTSPVRWTETIRNIVEDFPGITFIELGPGHVLSGLIRKISPESVVLPAGTAAHLDAILSPQAA